The DNA segment TTCGGAGGAAGGATCGAGTCTGAAAGAAAGTGACCGACAGGGTGATCGTctgtgtaattactctcactgccagagggGGGAGACAAAACCTCCACACTGCAGCTTAAACATGTTAGGCTGCACTAACTGTTACTGAATCTCAAGATTAACCTGTTTTCCATTCAGACAGTAGCAGATTTATTCACACAGATCACTTCAGGTTACACTACCAACACAATGTTACACAAAAATAATCTACAATGTGTAACAGCTTCAAACAAGTCACTAAGAGTGGGGGAAGGGGAAAAGTTTTTAGCTTGTGAGAGGAGGGTGTTGATGAGTAAATCTGAGAGTAATACAAAACTCAGAGCACCACCTGGTCATGATGTGAAGATAGCTGTACTCACTGATGCATTCAGAAATGGCCATAACATCAGAAAACGAGCACTGACTCTGATTCAACGGCTGCACCAAAGCAACTGAAGAAAACTGTCACaactaaacacaaacagaaaactcgctctttttttttatttcagcttcaAATGAGCAGCAGTGATGAATTCAGACAAAATAACTGATCACTGACTGTCACAAAAATCCCTAAATTCCCACACAGCAGCTACCAACATTAATCCTGTGTGTCTCCTGAATGTACCCGCCCACAGATCGGCCCCTGCAGCCCTGATGTGCATACATTTCcattacattaaatattcagtATAATACTGGCTTCGTATCCTGTTAttaaagtggaaaaaagaaatccaGTGATTcaggttttaaaagaaaacaaagggagATGAATTATAAACAGGCGCTAATAGTCTTTTAATTACAGAGGCCATTGTGTGGAAGGTGATTAAAGAAAATCGTTGGGTCAAATGTgctgtaattaaaaatacaaacatggaaacagaggaaatgatgaaGATGTGAGTCTGGGTCAGGGTGTGTGATCGGAGTGTGATGGGAGTGTGGAACAAAGGGAAGAAGATTGATCCAGGATCTTCTGAGGGTATTGATTTTAGCTGATCGCTCCCATGGCTTCAGACAGTTTTGCAGCATTGACTTTATTCCATAGTTGACAGCTTGGCAATAATGTGCCTTCACCAGAGCTTAGAGGAAGGTTCTTTACATCATATTTATAGCCTCCAGAGAAAAATGATATGACATAATCTTTAATAATTATGTGATTttacaacaatataaaactaattttcttaTGATAAAGAttggagaaagaaaagcagttttaaaGCTTAAATATCTTCACTCATTTACAGCAGTGCTGtgacagtggcttcagaaagtattcagaccccctttcactttactgtgttttagatttaattttaaacaaataaaactgacagttCTGCCCATCAATCTACAAtcaataacccataatgacaaacaTGTATACAGCAGCATGTAAATGACCctctgttgaaaaacaaatgaagggTCAGTGCAggttaaagataaaaatgaaatctcCTGAGAGTAAAAGGCCTCTACATCCTGTATGTATGACACTTAGGCCACCTCTCCTTCTATTTGTCTTATCTGGGAAATGTCAGACACACTGTTGCCAAAACATGAGAAATGAATAAAGTTTACCTGCAAAAGCATCATTGTAAAGCGCTCCTGACTTCTTTACATGTCGTTAAACCAGTTTTTTCACCTGACGTCAGACTTTTGAAGATGATGAGTCCAAGAAGCTGTCTCTGGGTTTCCTTCTCTGAGTCCAACCAACAAACTGAAAACCCAGAGGTGTTTAAAGTTACGATCAcctgagacaaagaaaatgtttgattatttcattgattgattcattgattaataAAGTAGTTGATAGAAGCAGTTCTGCTGTATCATGAAATCATTtacttttggttttatttagCTGATGCTGAGTAGAATCTTTCAGTCATGactttttacactgtggtactGATATTTCACTGTTAGGTGTTAAACCTTTGACCTGAAGCTCATGTGAAGCTTCAGCAGCAGGTGTGGCTCAGATTAAGTGGCCAGAGTAACAGACTGCTCTGTCTCCCTGTTCAGCTGCAGAGGGGGAGAGTAACAGGAAGACACATTTCATCCTAACTTCTGGTTCTCTTCACATCTGCACCTGACTGCTGTGTTCAGACTTAATACTGTGAAGCTGTCCTTTAACAGCTGCACTGCTGGCTCGGGTTCAGCTTGTTATTTATGACATGAAGTGAGGCATTCAGACGGAGCTTCCTGGCGCCGCTTTTCACCTGTAACCTGTTCGCGCAGCGGTGATGAGGCGCACAGTCCAGCGGAGGCTGCGCGTAAAAAAGCGCGTCCTCGTTTTCCTCCGGTAACATCCGCATCAGTTCCTGCACATCTCCCTCTGTGAGCAGAGTCCGTCTCCAGTGTCCGGAACGAGACCACGACCCGGGACACGGAGAGCTGTGTACGCGGATTAATCAGCTCAGACTGTTTTCGTTTTTCTTCTTGAGAAAACTTGAGAGTcgctttttttcctcctgcgTTAACTGGATCTTTGTATATTTGTCTTTGACTCTGCGCCTTTTCACCCAGTCTGTGGAGATCACAGGACCCAGACTGGACTTTCTGCCTCGACATTCCGGACTCTCCAGCAGCGCAGTATCACCGGACACTTTGGTCCAAATTCTGCGTAAAATCAACTTTTAAAGTTCCTGGTGTGGAAACTGACGCTGAGGAGGTGAAGATCCAGCCTCGTTATTTCAGTAAGTACACGGTGGATTTCAGTCTCTGTGGATGAGTCTACAGTTACTGTAGGGGCGCAGCATGAGACTGATGTTACTGTTATTCTACTGAAGTCAAAGTTTGAAGACTGGAAAGATGAAATGAGTTTATTTATTCGTTTATGAATCCATGTTGGACATAGAGACTCCATCCTGCCCTCAGTGTGTTTACTTAAGAAAAACTtgaatgtaataatataaaggaaaagcaaacacagagtCTTATTAcatcagcaccagcagcagtaaAATACACAATgactggaggagagaaagggacagTTAGAGTCTGGATCTCTGGCTTAATGAATGTTATTAGAGATGGAGCAAACAGTTTATGTTCTCTGAGAAACACCCCAAGAAAAAGATGATCTGCTGTAGGAAGGATGTGGATGGAAACAGCATGATCTGATCTGACTCCAACACAACACTAAATCCACCTAAACATTTGACTCTTCAGTCACAGTTTCAAACCTAaagaacattttgaaaaagGTTTACTTTAGTCTCTCTGCTTCGCTCTGCCCTGTCTCACCATCACTGAGCTGACTCTGCACAAATGACACTGAGGATACATGCAAACCAAAGCCAAGCCGATTTTAATCAGGCTATACTGTATAGTCTAATGTCATAAATCACAAAGAGATTTACAATCTGTATGTTACAATATACGAGGCTCTATCCTTCCATCCTCGATTCGGAAAAAACTCCTGGTTAAATTTTGTTTACATGgcttcatttgtgtttttatctacATGCAAACAAGTTTCAAACtaaattcaaaacaaataattcaACCAAACTTCCAGCAAACCAGTCAAATCAAATGCAAATGAAGTCATCTTGTTTTCATCTTCTCctgctgtgtgaatatgagcTGACTGGTTGATGGAGATAAAGAGCTGGTGGAGTCTCCAGTCGCTGCCATTAAACCAGAGGACACAACAGGAGGACACAGTGAGATGAGGCCGTTAAAAGAGCTCAGATGATGgaaatctgacatttctgtttgtttcatgtgttaGTGTGAGGAAGGTCCCAGTCTCCTCATctctccacacagatctgacGGTTTCCTGTCCTCACAGGAAGTGACTTGTGACAGTAGTGACATGATTCATGTACGTTGGCGTTTATTTGCAAAGTCTGTTTCATGTTGGGTTTTATCCAAACAGCTACTGTTACACTTCAACAAGGGTGAAAGCTTTTTGTGATGTTCTGAGCTTCTTTCAACTGGAACAATGATTCATATATCGTGCTCTTAGATTTGCAGTGTGTGCACACGGATGTGTAAACTGAGAACACGAGaatttgcaaaaaaacaaaacaaacaggtggATAAAAATCTTGACAAAAATACTTTTGTCTCTGTGCTTCCTGCTCCCCTCATCTCATTATCACTGGGTCGAATGCAGGAAATAACACTGAAGATTCACATAAGCAcaagtaaaataaacagtgcATATCCCAGCCGAGTATAGAAACACACAGGTCAGGTTTCCATCCAAATCCAGCTCcatttttaatttacagaaaACCTAGGAATCATGTGAAACTTGCAGAGAAACTCACTAACCTTTTCCATCTCAGCCAATAAGAAATGTTTTTGATATTTCGACACCTTCAaggtttcatttttatctttgaaTTGAAAATCTGCATTTATTTGTTCTGACAACCTACAGCAGgggtttccaacctttttggcGTTTGACCACTTCATGCCATTTGGTCACTGGAAAATCATGTTTACcgggtgattttttttttcagggcaATTTTAACTTAATTCTATTCTAATGAATCCAATGTAGAGCTATGGACAGCTAACAAATgcaagaaaatgtaaattttagAAATCTTATTTAAACTGTACCAACTCAATTAAGTCCATTAATTCagcatttaattaattaatgtttgCACTTGCACTGACCTCCTGCAGGAACACAACATATTGCACCTGCTATTTCAAAACACTTTATTCTGCACCGATATATTATTCTTTTTAACACATAGTTTCGAACcagtttcatttcacattttgctCTCCACCTCGTGTACTGAAATGTcaggatttgtttgttttgtttgacagtgACAGGTCAGATCAATGAGGAATGGTCCAGTTTGGGAAGAGGCAGCATATTTACTGTAGACTTGGCTGCAGTATTAACAGTCATGGATGAAATATTTACTGGAGTATCAAGACAGCGATGTAAATAAATTCCATCAGAAGTTGAAGCATTCATATTTTAGGTTGTGTAAAACTACAGAGGCATCAGCAGCAAAATGTACTgagtctgaatacttcttccactgctGCTCACATACCTTCTTTCTGTACTATCTCATGGGTCAGTTCATTTTGTATGTTAGATTATTTTTAAACAGACAAGTGACAAGTTAAAGGAAAcccaacataaagtgtcttagAAAGGCGTTGGGCCACCATGTGCCACCAgtcttccaaaagatattccctcatttggaATTTTGATGATGGTGGCGGAGAGCAACATCCCACATGTTGGTCCAAAACCTCCCATCTGGGTTAAGAtttggtgactgtgaaggctaCAGCATATGATTCACCACATTTTCATACTCATTAAATCATTTCGTGAGTTCTTGTACCTCTGGATGGACGATTTCTATCCTGCTTTTCCACTAATGTTTCAGGTTTTCCCCTTCAATTTGTCTTATCTGTTAATCTCTACATGCACTTCTGCACTGTCTGGCTGGATGATGAACTGCATTTTGTTGTACTGGTATTAAATCTGTGCAATGACAATGGTGAATCTGATTTAATATGGTGTTATAACATACAGATAATGTAGTACTGTCTCCCTCTTGTAGATCTCCCTTGTGGTGTAAAGATCACATGGCTTCACCTTGACTGACAACCATCCAGCTCCTCAGTCTGCCCTCTTACCAGGGAAATCCTTTTCCTCAATGGTTGACCATAGAAATACCCTTCTGCTCTTTCTCATCCTGTAAGAGACTGTTGATAAAGTTCACCACCTTCACCACCATGGCAGCTGCTCCAGATGTACCCTGCCTGTCGGAGCTCACCGGACTCCCCAACCGGAACATCAGCCTCGTCTCCGGCACCCAACCCTGCAACCAGAGCACCATCAGAACCTCGCCCTACACCCCACAAGCCACCGCGGCTTTTGCCCTGGCTATCACCTTCATGATGATCGTGACCATCGTTGGGAACATCCTGGTCATCATTGCAGTCCTGACGTCCCGATCCTTGAAGGGGGCTCAGAACCTTTTCTTGGTGTCGCTGGCTGCAGCGGATATTTTAGTCGCCACGCTTATTATTCCCTTCTCATTGGCCAATGAGCTCCAGGGCTACTGGGCCTTTAGCTCCATTTGGTGTGAAATCTATCTGGCGCTGGATGTTCTCTTCTGTACCTCCTCCATTGTGCACCTATGCGCAATAGCTCTGGACCGCTACCTGTCAATCTCTCGACCCGTGTCCTACGGCACAAAACGCACTCCTTCACGCATCAAGGCAGCCATTATCATCGTCTGGCTGATCTCTGCTGTcatctccttccctcctcttctcaccCTGGACAAAAGTGAAGGAGGTGAAGAGGTTTGTGAACTAAACAACGAACGCTGGTATATTCTCTACTCCACCATTGGATCATTCTTCGCCCCCTGTGTGATAATGATCCTGGTGTACGTGAGGATTTATCAGATCGCTAAGCAGCATACTCGCTGCCCACCTGGACAGAAGCAAAAAGTGGTGGCAGTCGGAAATGCTAGCGCGGTAACTAGCGAGCCAGTGGTGAAGTTATCGGAGCAGTCACAACAGAACGGGGATCAAGGAGGTACGACTGCCAGCCAGCAAGAAAAAGCCCTGACCAAAATGTCTGGCTCGGATTCTACCCCGTCATCACTTCAGAAAGAGAGCACCATAAGCCAGGACACTCAGCAGCATCCTCCTCATTTGAGTACCACTCCAGTCCAAAAATCCTCCTCTTCAATCCCCCAATGTGGCAGCCAAATCCTCTCAGCTGTTCAGAACAAAGAATCCCAGAAACATTCAGACGAAGGGGGGGAAGTACTTCCCGACAACACCTCCAGCTCTGGCTCTGAGCTGGAAATTGGTGACGAAGATCTCAGAGAAGAGGGCAAAGGAGAGACGAACACAACTGACAAGCAAACTTCAGGGTTGCCCCAAAGCAAAGGATTCAAAGTTCAGGTGCTAAACCTGGcctacaaatacaaaaacactatGGCCACATCATCTGGCACTAAACTGGCACCTGAGGGAGCGCCTACAACTCAGGGGACGCCCAATTCCCGCCGCAAAGCCATGGTGAACAGGGAGAAAAGGTTCACCTTTGTTCTGGCCGTAGTGATGGGAGTGTTTGTGATCTGCTGGttcccctttttcttctcttactcGCTTCAGGCTGTGTGCCCTGAGACTTGCAGCATCCCCAACCCTTTATTCAAATTCTTCTTTTGGATTGGCTACTGCAACTCCTGCCTCAACCCGGTCATATACACCATCTTCAACAAGGATTTCAGGAAGGCTTTCAAGAGGATACTGTGCAGGGACACAAAGGGTACGTTCTTCTAGAAAGGAAGCTATAATTATGTTTTGAACTGCTGGCGGACAGAGAGACCTTTATCAAAAATTACTTCTTTCGTTCTGTACTTTATGTATTTGACTGGGATTGACCTTCTGCAGCATCGACATAAACACTTGTACATTAAGGAGGAAATTGCgtccattttctcctctccttctgcttctgtctgttaGCTGAGTTAAGAGCTGCACTGACAGAGATGCAAACTTCAGAAAAACCACAGTCAAGTGGCCGAGTCAATTATCCTTAATGTTATTTAAGAATACAATATAATTGTATATTCAGTGACTCTGAAGAAGAATgatttgattatattttgaaACGGAAGTCAAGAGGATACAGGGTCTGTGTTCAGTAATTTAAAGTACAAACAGAGCTACggtggtgtatgtgtttttgtgtgtttgtgtgtatgcatgggAGTAGAGGAGTGTTGCCTAAGGGCCTAACTGGAAGAGAACAAATATCACTAAGTGTCCTTTATCGGAGATAAAATGGGCACTCAAGGAACACAAGATCAGGGAAAATGTGAGCATCCTCGTCTCTGTGCTTCTGCCTCTCGCACTTTCCTTCCTCTATTTCTTCCTCCATCTAAATCTGTGGCTTTGGATATGTACATTATGATGGATAAagcttttattctctctgtgtATTCCCTAGTCTCTGTGAACCTGGGATGTTACACCTCTCTTTGGGAATTGCTCGTTAAGGTGATAGCCAGAGGTGGGGAAAAACTAGAGcaagaaaactgaaaatcagcAGAGGTTGCATGAATGATGGAAACTCTACATGTGAATGTGACACTTGGAGGCATTTCAAGCTGAGCTGTTCACCCCCTCCACTCCCTTTAATCTTTCTTCCcctttaatgttatttttccCCCTCTACACTAAGGATGACGCAGGGAgtcagtgcatgtgtttgaggTTGCAGCTCAAGACGTGTTTTCCCAGGATTTCTGCAGTGTTCAATACTGGAGAGAATGCAATTCAATACCTTACTTACACTTAGGAGCAAGAGAAAACAATCAATAAGGCCTGCCTCTGTTAAAGTACACAAACTTAATGACATTTATAACAGCAATTCAAACAGGCCTATGGGACACAGCTCCAGGTCAGAGGAGTCCTGAGCCAGAGCCTCTGTATGAAGTAACTATTCACAGTTGTTGTTTGAAAGTCAGCCTCATTTGAAAGATTGAGGTAAAACTATCCCAAAGAGAGACTAAGGAGATTTTATATAGGAGGTGTGGGGGGCCAATACCTGGACTCACTGagcaacagaaaactgatggATTGattaacaaatcaaaaaataaataaataattaggTAATTATAAGTCGCCTCCTAGCAACTATTTCCTGACAGTCAAAAGTTAATATGTTACCGTGTACAGAAAAGATATGAATGAAAGTACTTTTCCAGACCTGCAGACACTCTGTTTCATTGAGGCTGTGATTTATTTGCAGTGAAATATGACGGACAGTGAGCTGTGAACCCTTCACAGTGTGCTCTCTGCCAAAGCAATACAGACTGTATCTGAACTTGGCACTGACCCTGACGATGAGCTGAATCCCTGATGAAGAAACTCGTCCTCCTCGCTCTGGACTGatctgatgtgatgtgtgtatgaATACTGTACGTGTGTTTGAGTGTATTTGCAGCTGCATGTTTTACAAAAATGCACTTCTTATCTTGAAAGCATCTAGTACTGTATACACATGTAAGATAACCCTGATGTTGGAATCAGCTTTTGTACAGTACTAGCTTAAACATAAACCAATATTACTGACTGTCATTTTAaagtccaactgaaattaaaatgaagtttTATTCTGCTCTGTACACTATatgtcctctgctctgctgtgagaAACCAGGCTAACAGACTGCagctatgctagcagctctgtgaggctgtctGTAGACACAGCAGTGCTCTGGGTTGAatgttaacatcagcatgcaaacatgctcacaatgacagtgttgatgtgtAGCAGCTTagtggttagcatgctaacatttgctcaTAATGCCGCCTTCATGTCATCATTTAAACCATAACTATGTGCCGGTGTGAAAAGTATCAGCATCTGATTTGTTATTCCAGATTTTCAGGTGTTAGGAAGTTTGACAGCAATGACATCTCCCAGTTTGTGAAAAGAGCTACAGACGTGTAGACTGTAGTGAGGAAATAGTGGGAAATCTCAGGAGCTATTGTGACCAACTAGCATTAGCCTGGTTGGGCTGGCTAGTGATTGAGCCAACAACAGTGTTCAccaacaaacagataaaaatagaGTATCAACACTTACATATAAAAACGGTTACAAATAAGTGACAAAAAATGTAGGCTGTTTATCTGCTACACGTTTAGCATCCTGGAAAAGggtatttttcctgtttttccattCTGCCAATATTATGGGAATATACTGAAGACAAGGTACAgtctgaggctgatgggaacgtCATTATTTTACAGgcatttggtcataaaccaaagtagtagacaaattaatatttttgacTTGATGGTGCTGGGTGAATGTGTGCGCTAAATGTTTCAACAGGGGCtcatcaaagtcattaggattgATCCTCTGAGGAAAATGAATCTAatcagtagttgttgagatatttcagtttggatcAAAGTGGTGAGCTGAATGACCAACCAACCTGCTAGCAttagtcacagtcacagtcacaaaaGCGAAACATATTTTCTAAGACATAGGGttgatttgtttaaaaactACATCTCCGACTTTGTTAAGGAGGAGTGTTCACTCTGACAGAGAAGGttcaataaaacacagctgataAGTTACGATggcttcctccattttggactctCTCTAAAAGGTCAGTAATGTTAAAAAGGCGGCTTAATGTTGGTCAGTGTTAAAATATGCTGATTGCGGTGATTCCTCTGAAATGAATGTTGCTGCCTTAATGCCTCCATGGTCTCAGTGTCCTAGCTTGTTCAGAGGCGTGAAGGCTAAAGAACATTTCTTCCcttcaacaataaaaaaaaatattagcgTCAAATTTGAGAACCATTTTGACATTCAGTTGGACTTTAAGTTTAGAATAGTGTTAAGTACCGCTTTGTATCTATTTCTTCTTCTGACTCTGCTCTTGTGTTGATGTGTCCCAATgctatgcttttattttgaaactgctTCATATTAAGGGTTGAATAAAGGACATGGTGAGACTATATAAGCACTGATTGTGCTTGCTTGTTGTTTCAGAGGAGAGTGGGTGGGATTGACTGTGAGCACTTACAGAGCAAAGAATAATGAAATCAGACATTTTACCATCGCTGCTCTTTGTCACAGTGTTTTAGGAGAATTATCTTTGTCTGCTTCTGCTTTGACTTTTGACCcgaatataaaatattaaaagaaatattGGCCTGATgcagaaaaatatgtaaaagaggaaaatattccAGTGTTCTTGCCCTATTATCACATAAGTACCCGGTTTCTCAGAAGTTACCACACAtcccaaaaataaataaataaaacaataaaattaaaggTGATAATTAACTGAACAGGCGTGGGATGTGTTGTTTACCACAGTTTATATCTTGCTGTGAAGACACACTTATGATTTAAAGGTAATGAAAGGTGTAAAATCCTGCCAGTGGTATAATTAAGTGTAATTAGGACAGCTCTCGCTGATTATCTCCTGATGAATATCTTCTGTCTCCAGGGGCTGGggagatatttttaaaaaaccttttatatttatttaaaccCCTGAGTGAAGGATTTAAAAAGTCCTACAGAGATAGATCTTTTCTATCCCGTCACTAACAGATGgagcagtggtattccagcagctcctgtgttctgctcagtaaaattcctgtttttgtcaatggagtctggtagtgatatatagagatgtttctggttaaactaaaaggatcttcctctttaataagcagctctgtctctgtagaaatATTATCCATAATGTTATTAGACTCTTAGAATAATCGGAGCCTGTCAGAggtaaaaacaagcactttagtggacgtactttaaCAGGAATGACTGTCCAGGCTCTTACCCATGCGTGCATACATTCTGCTTACCTGACCTCTCAGTGGTATCTTAAAATGCATAGTTTTTAGTGTGTGCATTGTCAGAGGCTGAAGTACTGTTTAGAGAGAAGTTCCTGAACTTTCCACTCAACACCACTTCCACCCTGAACTAAAAAAAACTGAGCTCAAACATCATAAAGTCCACTCAGGTGTCAAATGATCTCACACTGTGCTGGGTATAATGTTATACTCATTTCTGTGTCTTTATGATGACGGATTCATAGCTCCAAGGCAGTATGGTATTggatttttaatgtcttttttatgATGCCGTATTAAGCCTCTGCCATGTGACGTCGTTTGTTTCCGTCAGTCACGATGTACAGCGACGCTTCATAAATCACTTCAGCTCAGTGGCATCAGAGCTGACCGCCGACATGTTGACATCAACAAATACCCGTGGACACTAGTGCTaatgaaatactgtaaaatacaggTTCAGTTGTAACACTGATCGATCATCACAATCAGAAAATAactgcaaacacagagcagcagatttACTGCCTCCTCTTTATCGTACACTACAACATGTTTTATGTTCTGTACCAGTTTTAAAGGATAGgtttaaacaaatgtgttttagcaACAGTGCtgtatggcacagaggaataagatatatcaggcttcaaaacacacacaaggcttGTTTGTGGGAGACAGTCCAgtgttggttttagtcttttcatgggatt comes from the Lates calcarifer isolate ASB-BC8 linkage group LG9, TLL_Latcal_v3, whole genome shotgun sequence genome and includes:
- the LOC108895898 gene encoding alpha-2B adrenergic receptor produces the protein MAAAPDVPCLSELTGLPNRNISLVSGTQPCNQSTIRTSPYTPQATAAFALAITFMMIVTIVGNILVIIAVLTSRSLKGAQNLFLVSLAAADILVATLIIPFSLANELQGYWAFSSIWCEIYLALDVLFCTSSIVHLCAIALDRYLSISRPVSYGTKRTPSRIKAAIIIVWLISAVISFPPLLTLDKSEGGEEVCELNNERWYILYSTIGSFFAPCVIMILVYVRIYQIAKQHTRCPPGQKQKVVAVGNASAVTSEPVVKLSEQSQQNGDQGGTTASQQEKALTKMSGSDSTPSSLQKESTISQDTQQHPPHLSTTPVQKSSSSIPQCGSQILSAVQNKESQKHSDEGGEVLPDNTSSSGSELEIGDEDLREEGKGETNTTDKQTSGLPQSKGFKVQVLNLAYKYKNTMATSSGTKLAPEGAPTTQGTPNSRRKAMVNREKRFTFVLAVVMGVFVICWFPFFFSYSLQAVCPETCSIPNPLFKFFFWIGYCNSCLNPVIYTIFNKDFRKAFKRILCRDTKGTFF